Proteins encoded by one window of Thermobaculum terrenum ATCC BAA-798:
- a CDS encoding winged helix-turn-helix domain-containing protein, producing MKISNKTARYALLHAQGFEKRAEPVTKWDVLQAIRQMGALQIDTINVVARSPYLVIWSRLGDYNPRWLDELHAEGYLFEYWSHAACFLPIEDYPIYRRRMIERSKTLARWYQVDSDIVNSVLDFVCNYGPVLSSSFPNLDKRAGGWWNRKPEKEALEYLFDLGMLMVKERRNFQRVYDLRERVLPDWDDSNVPSTDEMNKSLVLKSVKAMGVAKLTWISDYFRLDKTSTVTAVKQLLDEGELIQVEVDGWDVPAIVSSSFISELNVIEEMISNYHITTFLSPFDPVIWDRKRALELFGFDYKIEVYTPASKRIYGYFTLPILYKGGIIGRIDPKAHRKDGVMEIRSLHLEPRIEIDDELIFEVSKALRSFANWHGTPELLIKQAPFQI from the coding sequence ATGAAGATAAGCAATAAAACGGCAAGATATGCCTTATTACATGCTCAGGGGTTTGAGAAGAGAGCTGAACCCGTAACCAAGTGGGATGTGCTTCAGGCTATCAGGCAGATGGGAGCACTCCAGATAGATACTATAAACGTAGTGGCTCGTAGTCCCTATCTGGTCATTTGGAGTAGATTGGGTGATTACAATCCTAGGTGGCTAGACGAGCTACATGCTGAGGGTTATCTTTTCGAGTATTGGTCACATGCAGCATGCTTTCTTCCCATAGAGGATTATCCTATCTATCGGAGACGTATGATCGAAAGATCCAAAACATTAGCTAGGTGGTATCAAGTAGATTCTGACATTGTCAATAGTGTCTTGGATTTTGTGTGTAATTATGGGCCCGTACTATCATCTAGCTTTCCCAATCTCGACAAGCGTGCCGGAGGTTGGTGGAATCGTAAGCCTGAGAAAGAGGCTCTAGAATACTTGTTCGATCTAGGCATGCTCATGGTAAAGGAGAGGAGAAATTTTCAGAGAGTTTATGACCTGCGGGAACGAGTTCTGCCAGACTGGGATGATTCCAATGTACCCTCTACCGACGAGATGAACAAATCATTAGTGCTTAAATCAGTAAAAGCCATGGGAGTAGCTAAGCTTACATGGATAAGTGATTACTTTCGCCTTGATAAAACTTCGACTGTAACTGCTGTCAAACAATTGCTGGACGAGGGTGAATTAATTCAAGTAGAGGTAGATGGATGGGATGTTCCAGCTATAGTAAGCAGTAGTTTTATATCTGAGTTGAACGTAATTGAGGAGATGATTTCTAACTATCACATTACTACCTTCCTATCTCCTTTTGATCCGGTGATTTGGGACCGTAAGAGAGCTTTAGAGCTGTTTGGTTTCGACTACAAAATAGAAGTATATACACCTGCTTCCAAAAGGATATATGGATACTTTACGTTGCCGATTCTTTACAAAGGCGGAATAATAGGGCGCATCGATCCAAAGGCTCATCGTAAAGATGGAGTCATGGAGATAAGGTCTTTGCACTTGGAACCTAGGATCGAGATAGATGATGAGCTTATCTTCGAAGTCAGCAAAGCCCTAAGGAGTTTTGCTAACTGGCATGGTACTCCCGAACTTCTAATAAAGCAAGCTCCCTTTCAGATTTAG
- a CDS encoding calcium-binding protein encodes MKWFASILSTLALVMLGVHGIALAKQIYGNNANNYLVGTNSWDTIFGRGGKDTIYGLGEDDDLYGGDGGDKIYGGSGWDTIRGDDGPDYVEGNSGIDDIKGGYGNDTLSGGGGDDEIAGGYGDDVIHGGSYDDWLEGQNGRDKIYGDAGEDYIDAGSGSDYVYGGDDDDSIDTYGDGSKDYVYCGKGVDEVFADSWDYVSKDCEEVY; translated from the coding sequence ATGAAGTGGTTTGCGTCTATATTATCTACTTTAGCTTTGGTAATGCTTGGTGTTCATGGGATTGCTCTGGCAAAACAGATATATGGTAATAACGCTAACAATTATCTTGTAGGTACTAACTCCTGGGATACGATCTTTGGCAGAGGAGGCAAGGATACGATTTACGGCTTGGGCGAGGATGATGATTTGTACGGCGGTGACGGCGGAGACAAGATCTATGGCGGCTCAGGGTGGGATACAATTCGTGGCGATGATGGTCCTGATTATGTAGAAGGTAACAGCGGTATCGATGACATAAAGGGTGGTTACGGAAATGACACGCTATCAGGTGGAGGCGGAGATGATGAAATCGCAGGGGGCTATGGTGATGATGTGATCCATGGTGGCAGCTATGACGATTGGCTTGAAGGGCAAAATGGTAGGGATAAAATATACGGCGATGCGGGTGAAGATTATATCGATGCGGGATCAGGATCTGATTACGTGTATGGTGGTGATGATGACGATTCCATAGATACTTATGGAGACGGCTCCAAGGACTACGTGTACTGTGGGAAAGGAGTAGACGAAGTTTTTGCGGATAGCTGGGACTACGTCTCCAAGGATTGTGAGGAGGTTTACTAG